From one Pseudopipra pipra isolate bDixPip1 chromosome 2, bDixPip1.hap1, whole genome shotgun sequence genomic stretch:
- the FAM131B gene encoding protein FAM131B: MGCIGSRTVGNEVIAVDWKGLKDVDQINMDSTSSLHGSSFHRPSTEQTRTDFSWDGINLSMEDTTSILPKLKRNSNAYGIGALAKSSFSGISRSMKDHVTKPTAMGQGRVAHMIEWQGWGKANSQQQQHTHETARKDADAYSDLSDGEKEARFLAGVMEQFAISEATLMAWSSMDGEDVSVNSNQDNPASNYSENYQELMESQEHMAQTQYDSWPHSYVSQGMYCLGSSDAWEASDQSLIASPATGSYLGQNFDESQTNLQESILLQSSFLQQQQLQQQRQEQNFIQSTGLVHVWPLQTAQSGGGAESSTYMEDHIEDEGNPRLEKAPLLNKKPSPEEDDAVCRDLESLSPREEMEHAALSRKVSDVTSSGVQSFDEEEGETNN; this comes from the exons GAAATGAGGTGATTGCAGTAGACTGGAAGGGACTGAAAGATGTGGACCAAATCAATATGGACAGCACGAGTTCACTGCATGGCAGCAGCTTCCATCGACCTTCCACTGAG CAAACACGGACAGATTTCTCCTGGGATGGCATCAAC cTCTCCATGGAAGATACGACCTCCATCCTCCCCAAGCTGAAACGCAACTCCAATGCTTATGGGATTGGGGCTTTGGCTAAATCATCTTTCTCTG GGATATCTCGCAGCATGAAGGACCATGTCACAAAGCCAACAGCAATGGGCCAAGGCCGTGTGGCTCACATGATTGAGTGGCAAGGCTGGGGCAAAGCcaacagccagcagcagcagcacacgcACGAGACAGCGCGCAAAGACGCCGACGCCTACTCAGACCTGAGTGATGGGGAGAAGGAGGCCCGGTTCCTTGCAG GAGTGATGGAGCAATTTGCTATTTCTGAAGCAACTCTCATGGCCTGGTCCTCCATGGATGGTGAGGATGTGAGTGTAAACTCAAATCAGGACAACCCAGCAAGCAACTACTCTGAGAACTATCAGGAGCTGATGGAGAGCCAAG AGCATATGGCCCAGACGCAGTATGATAGCTGGCCTCATTCCTACGTCTCGCAGGGCATGTATTGCTTAGGTTCATCTGATGCCTGGGAGGCCAGTGACCAGTCCCTCATTGCTTCCCCAGCAACTGGCTCCTACTTAGGCCAGAATTTTGATGAGTCCCAGACAAACCTTCAGGAAAGCATTTtgcttcagagcagctttctcCAGCAGCAACAGCTGCAGCAACAGCGGCAGGAGCAGAACTTCATCCAGAGCACGGGGCTGGTCCACGTGTGGCCCCTGCAGACTGCTCAGAGTGGGGGTGGAGCTGAGTCCAGCACATACATGGAGGACCACATTGAGGATGAAGGGAACCCACGGCTGGAGAAGGCTCCTCTCCTGAACAAGAAGCCCTCTCCAGAGGAGGATGATGCAGTGTGCCGGGACCTGGAATCTCTATCTCCTCGAGAGGAGATGGAACATGCTGCACTGAGCCGCAAAGTCTCAGATGTCACCTCCTCTGGGGTGCAGTCCTTTgatgaggaagagggagaaacaAATAACTGA